A genomic segment from Candidatus Brocadia sinica JPN1 encodes:
- a CDS encoding NADH-quinone oxidoreductase subunit M yields the protein MPILSLIAFLPIIGVFFILSMDSRRAELIRATALLVSIVVFFISLPLYFAFDARTYEMQFVEKLRWIPSFGIHYHVGIDGISLFLILLTTFITPLAILASWHVARNVREYMVAMLVLETGMIGVFISLDVFLFYVFWELMLIPMYLLIGVWGGPRRIYAAVKFFLYTMAGSVFMLLAIIALYFLNYRATGEYTFNLLEFYRLDLSFAVQFWLFLAFAFAFAIKVPMFPFHTWLPDAHVEAPTAGSVILAGVLLKMGTYGFVRFCLPLFPEASHAFIPVISWMAIVGIIYGALVSMVQDDLKKLVAYSSVSHLGFVMLGIFAFNIQGIEGGITQMVNHGLSTGALFLVVGMLYERRHTRMIADFGGLTKRIPVFATFFMIVTLSSIGLPGLNGFVGEFLILVGTFKSRMLYASIATSGIILAAVYMLWMFQRVMFHEITHEENKTLPDMNKRELAILIPIIMIIFWIGIYPNSFLRKMDASVNHLLKKAGEKTDMVSGVQKQSNLGQLPKNVAPKIDIIPEAKTEW from the coding sequence ATGCCTATTCTTTCACTTATAGCCTTTCTTCCGATCATCGGGGTATTCTTTATCCTTTCGATGGATTCAAGAAGGGCTGAACTCATTCGGGCGACAGCCCTGTTAGTATCCATAGTGGTATTTTTCATTTCCCTGCCCTTATACTTTGCCTTTGACGCGCGTACGTATGAGATGCAGTTTGTCGAAAAACTGCGGTGGATCCCATCCTTTGGAATTCATTACCATGTTGGAATCGATGGGATCAGCCTCTTTCTGATACTCCTGACAACCTTTATCACACCTCTTGCCATCCTGGCCTCATGGCATGTCGCCAGGAACGTGAGGGAATACATGGTTGCCATGCTGGTGCTGGAGACGGGCATGATTGGCGTGTTTATTTCCCTGGATGTATTTTTGTTTTATGTGTTCTGGGAACTCATGCTCATTCCCATGTATCTCCTCATTGGCGTCTGGGGAGGGCCGAGGAGGATTTACGCAGCCGTAAAATTCTTTCTTTATACCATGGCCGGCAGCGTGTTCATGCTCCTGGCCATCATTGCCTTGTATTTTCTGAATTATCGGGCAACGGGAGAATACACCTTTAATCTCCTGGAATTTTACCGGCTCGATCTGTCTTTTGCCGTTCAGTTCTGGTTATTCCTGGCATTTGCCTTTGCCTTTGCCATTAAAGTACCCATGTTTCCCTTTCACACGTGGCTGCCGGATGCCCACGTGGAAGCGCCCACAGCCGGAAGTGTGATCCTGGCGGGGGTACTCTTAAAGATGGGAACGTACGGATTTGTCAGGTTCTGCCTCCCGCTGTTCCCGGAGGCAAGTCATGCATTCATACCGGTAATTTCATGGATGGCAATTGTGGGTATCATTTATGGTGCCCTGGTCTCCATGGTGCAGGATGATCTGAAAAAACTCGTCGCCTATTCCAGCGTGAGCCACCTGGGATTTGTCATGCTGGGCATCTTTGCCTTCAATATCCAGGGCATCGAGGGTGGTATTACCCAAATGGTTAATCATGGTCTCAGCACCGGGGCACTCTTCCTGGTAGTCGGCATGCTGTATGAAAGAAGACACACACGCATGATTGCGGACTTTGGAGGTTTAACCAAACGGATACCGGTCTTTGCCACTTTCTTTATGATCGTTACCCTATCCTCGATAGGATTGCCGGGATTAAACGGCTTTGTCGGGGAATTTCTCATTCTGGTGGGTACATTCAAGTCACGCATGCTGTACGCATCCATCGCAACATCGGGCATTATCCTTGCGGCGGTGTACATGCTCTGGATGTTTCAAAGGGTCATGTTTCATGAAATAACCCACGAGGAAAATAAGACATTACCTGATATGAACAAACGGGAACTTGCTATCCTGATCCCCATCATAATGATAATCTTCTGGATAGGCATCTATCCCAACTCGTTCCTGAGAAAGATGGATGCCTCGGTGAACCACCTCTTAAAGAAGGCGGGAGAAAAGACAGATATGGTGTCCGGGGTACAAAAGCAAAGCAACCTGGGGCAATTACCGAAAAATGTTGCGCCAAAGATTGACATAATCCCTGAGGCCAAAACAGAGTGGTAG
- the nuoL gene encoding NADH-quinone oxidoreductase subunit L: protein MLNLVALILVFPLIGAAINGLIGKRLRKETVGYIACGAIGLSFFVSILVFCGLLQLPPGERLFEKHLFSWIESGSFKSAAGLQVDPLSSLMILVVTGVGFLIHIYSIGYMHEDKGYHRYFCYLNLFTFSMLLLVLGNNFLLMFIGWEAVGLCSYLLIGFWFEKKSASNAAKKAFVVNRVGDFGFALGIMLIFLTFHSIDFTEVFSAASHGNFEVGSFTVTIITLLLFMGATGKSAQIPLYTWLPDAMEGPTPVSALIHAATMVTAGVYMIARCNVLYLLSPFTMTVVASIGAGTALFAASIGLVQNDIKRVLAYSTISQLGYMFLACGVGAFTAGVFHLMIHAFFKALLFLGSGSVIHALSGEQDMRKMGGLRHHIPVTYKTFLIGTVAIAGIPPFAGFFSKDEILLESLVRGNFIYWMIGAFAAFLTAFYMFRLLFMTFHGESRVDHHAMEHLHESPKNMTLPLMILAGLSFFGGFLGIPGASAITGFLSPVFGEHGHAESSAAEAGVHHSAWLPYLMMVISTAIALAGIFLAYQMYRKKTELPGKLAGRFRVIYKLLLNKYYVDEMYDALFVNPTKKISVQLWKRVDSGMIDGSVNGIARLVGGIGNVLRLLQTGYIRNYAFYIVIGCIFIIVFMVLGRGK from the coding sequence ATGCTCAATCTTGTCGCGCTGATCCTGGTATTTCCCTTAATTGGGGCTGCCATCAACGGTCTTATCGGTAAAAGGCTGCGCAAGGAAACCGTTGGCTACATTGCCTGCGGGGCAATTGGCCTTTCCTTCTTTGTGTCGATACTTGTCTTTTGCGGACTCCTTCAGCTTCCCCCCGGCGAAAGGTTGTTTGAAAAACATCTCTTTAGCTGGATTGAATCAGGCTCATTCAAATCGGCTGCAGGTCTGCAGGTAGATCCCCTGTCTTCACTCATGATCCTTGTCGTTACCGGGGTGGGATTCCTTATCCACATCTATTCGATTGGCTATATGCATGAGGATAAAGGTTACCACCGCTATTTTTGCTACCTGAATCTGTTTACCTTCTCTATGCTGTTGCTCGTTTTGGGCAATAATTTTCTCCTTATGTTCATTGGATGGGAAGCGGTAGGGTTGTGTTCATATCTGCTTATCGGTTTCTGGTTTGAAAAAAAGTCTGCCTCAAATGCGGCCAAAAAGGCCTTCGTGGTCAACCGGGTTGGCGATTTCGGCTTTGCCCTGGGCATCATGCTTATCTTCCTGACTTTCCATAGCATCGATTTTACGGAGGTATTCAGTGCCGCTTCTCATGGAAATTTCGAAGTGGGTAGCTTCACGGTAACGATCATTACCCTTCTCCTGTTCATGGGTGCAACGGGTAAGTCTGCCCAGATACCCCTGTATACCTGGTTACCCGATGCCATGGAAGGCCCAACGCCTGTCAGCGCGCTTATCCATGCGGCAACGATGGTAACGGCGGGCGTCTATATGATCGCACGCTGCAACGTCCTGTATCTGTTATCCCCGTTCACCATGACCGTGGTGGCAAGTATTGGCGCAGGAACGGCGCTCTTTGCGGCATCCATAGGGCTGGTGCAAAACGACATCAAGCGTGTATTGGCGTATTCCACCATCAGTCAGCTGGGATATATGTTTCTGGCGTGCGGTGTGGGTGCTTTTACGGCAGGCGTCTTTCATCTTATGATCCACGCATTTTTCAAGGCATTGTTATTCCTGGGTTCTGGCAGCGTTATTCATGCTCTGTCCGGTGAACAGGACATGAGAAAGATGGGTGGACTGAGGCATCATATTCCCGTTACCTACAAGACATTTTTGATCGGCACTGTTGCCATTGCCGGCATTCCGCCCTTTGCAGGATTCTTCAGCAAAGACGAAATTTTATTGGAATCGCTTGTCCGCGGAAACTTCATATACTGGATGATTGGGGCTTTTGCGGCCTTTTTAACGGCCTTTTATATGTTCCGTTTGCTATTTATGACGTTTCACGGTGAATCCCGTGTGGATCACCATGCCATGGAACATCTCCATGAATCCCCCAAAAATATGACACTGCCGTTAATGATACTTGCGGGACTTTCCTTTTTTGGCGGATTCCTGGGCATCCCCGGTGCAAGCGCCATCACCGGCTTTTTGTCGCCGGTGTTTGGTGAGCATGGCCACGCTGAAAGTTCTGCAGCTGAAGCCGGTGTGCACCACAGCGCATGGCTTCCCTATCTGATGATGGTCATTTCCACAGCTATCGCGCTTGCGGGCATATTCCTTGCGTATCAAATGTACAGGAAAAAAACTGAACTGCCCGGAAAACTGGCAGGGCGGTTCCGGGTAATTTATAAACTGCTGCTGAATAAATATTATGTCGATGAAATGTACGATGCCCTCTTTGTAAACCCTACAAAAAAAATCTCAGTCCAATTATGGAAGCGTGTGGATAGCGGGATGATCGACGGTTCTGTAAACGGCATTGCCCGTCTTGTCGGGGGAATTGGCAATGTCCTGCGTCTCTTACAAACGGGATATATACGCAATTATGCTTTTTATATTGTGATTGGTTGCATCTTTATTATCGTATTTATGGTATTGGGCAGGGGAAAGTAA
- the nuoK gene encoding NADH-quinone oxidoreductase subunit NuoK — MITITHYLVLSAILFTLGVVGVMIRRNAIIIFMCIELMLNAVNLSFVAFAHYLNSMQGQLFVFFTMTVAAAEAAVGLAIIVAVFRNKETVNIDDINIMKW; from the coding sequence ATGATTACCATCACCCACTATCTCGTACTGAGCGCAATCCTGTTTACGCTTGGTGTTGTAGGTGTCATGATACGGAGGAACGCGATCATAATCTTTATGTGTATCGAGCTCATGCTGAACGCCGTCAATCTGTCGTTTGTGGCATTTGCCCACTACCTCAATTCCATGCAGGGTCAATTATTTGTATTTTTTACCATGACCGTTGCCGCAGCCGAGGCCGCTGTCGGTTTGGCAATCATCGTAGCCGTGTTCAGGAATAAAGAAACCGTAAACATTGACGATATAAATATTATGAAATGGTAG
- a CDS encoding NADH-quinone oxidoreductase subunit J translates to MEAYLFYIMAAVAVTTAVYLIFEKNPVFGALYLIQTMVSIAVLYILLEAQFIAAVQIIVYAGAIMVLFLFVIMLLNLNIKEEAKNALPFQRIPAILMGIALFTVICIVLRSKLLQGKQGEYTTAYINSIGNTKLIGNVLFTDYLLPFEITSILLFVAAIGAIMLAKRKL, encoded by the coding sequence ATGGAAGCCTATTTATTTTATATCATGGCTGCGGTTGCTGTAACCACTGCGGTTTATCTTATCTTTGAGAAAAACCCCGTCTTCGGCGCTTTATATCTTATTCAGACCATGGTCAGCATCGCGGTGCTCTATATATTGCTTGAGGCGCAATTCATTGCTGCTGTTCAGATCATTGTCTATGCAGGGGCGATTATGGTGCTCTTCCTCTTTGTAATCATGCTGTTAAACCTGAACATTAAGGAAGAGGCAAAGAACGCATTACCGTTTCAAAGGATACCTGCTATTCTTATGGGAATAGCCTTGTTCACCGTCATTTGTATAGTTCTCAGGTCAAAACTCCTTCAGGGAAAACAAGGTGAATATACCACTGCTTACATCAATAGCATTGGAAACACCAAACTGATCGGCAATGTATTATTCACTGATTATCTGCTGCCGTTCGAGATAACGTCTATTCTCCTGTTCGTAGCGGCTATCGGAGCTATTATGCTGGCAAAGAGGAAACTATAA
- a CDS encoding NuoI/complex I 23 kDa subunit family protein yields the protein MILPLIKGLILTLKRFLSPGTCATIQYPDERPKLSARFRGLPELQIGKDGREKCVACGLCAKVCPSQCITVEGGEDETHRRYPKMYELDAFRCIYCGYCEEACPVRAIILRDTFELATYQNKDVFDKEKLLDLTRKRNLPGGIIG from the coding sequence ATGATTTTACCGCTCATTAAAGGTCTGATACTCACACTCAAACGATTTCTTAGTCCGGGCACCTGCGCCACAATACAGTATCCTGACGAACGGCCAAAACTCTCTGCAAGGTTTCGAGGGCTGCCTGAATTGCAGATAGGAAAGGATGGAAGGGAAAAGTGTGTCGCATGCGGCCTGTGCGCAAAGGTGTGCCCTTCACAGTGCATCACTGTCGAGGGAGGCGAGGATGAAACGCACAGGAGGTATCCCAAAATGTATGAATTGGATGCCTTTCGCTGCATTTACTGCGGCTATTGTGAAGAGGCTTGTCCGGTAAGAGCCATCATACTCAGGGATACCTTTGAATTGGCTACCTATCAGAACAAGGACGTCTTTGATAAGGAAAAATTATTAGACCTCACGAGAAAGAGGAATTTGCCGGGGGGAATCATCGGCTAA
- the nuoH gene encoding NADH-quinone oxidoreductase subunit NuoH: MNTESLVYLIIACIKIFLVFGAIQLMVISMIWLERKIMAHMQVRLGPMRVGPHGLLQPIADGIKLLFKEDIIPEKASKLLFILAPAMAMIPALMTFAVIPFGDKVKIFGYSVDLVITDINIGFLYVFAVSSLGIYGVVMAGWASNNKYSLLGGIRSSAQMISYELTLGLSLIGVVMLTESLSLVDVVNAQAKLWNIVLQPVGFFIYAISAIAEVNRCPFDLPEAESELVAGYHTEYSSMKFAMFFMAEYANMITVSAIAVTFFLGGWQGPFLPPVVWFMVKLSACLFFFIWIRSTFPRLRYDQLMHFGWKFLLPLSLLNIIITGLIMVLKG, translated from the coding sequence ATGAATACAGAGTCGCTTGTATACCTTATTATTGCCTGCATAAAGATCTTTCTGGTATTTGGCGCGATCCAGCTTATGGTTATCTCCATGATCTGGCTCGAAAGAAAGATCATGGCGCACATGCAGGTGCGGCTGGGGCCGATGCGTGTTGGACCTCACGGGTTGTTGCAACCCATTGCCGACGGCATAAAGCTGCTGTTCAAGGAAGATATTATTCCGGAAAAGGCAAGTAAACTGCTTTTTATACTGGCGCCCGCCATGGCCATGATTCCCGCCCTGATGACCTTTGCCGTCATCCCTTTCGGGGACAAGGTAAAGATCTTCGGATACAGCGTAGATCTGGTAATTACCGATATCAATATCGGGTTCCTTTACGTTTTTGCCGTGTCCTCTTTAGGTATTTACGGCGTTGTTATGGCTGGCTGGGCATCAAACAACAAATACTCATTATTGGGCGGGATACGGTCTTCAGCTCAGATGATCAGTTACGAATTGACCCTTGGGCTGTCGCTCATCGGAGTGGTTATGTTAACCGAATCGTTAAGTCTGGTGGATGTTGTCAATGCCCAGGCGAAATTATGGAACATTGTCTTACAACCAGTCGGATTTTTTATTTATGCCATAAGCGCCATAGCCGAGGTCAATCGCTGCCCGTTTGACCTTCCTGAGGCAGAGTCAGAACTGGTGGCGGGATATCATACGGAATACAGCAGTATGAAATTTGCCATGTTCTTCATGGCAGAATATGCCAACATGATCACGGTATCTGCAATTGCCGTAACCTTTTTCCTGGGCGGATGGCAGGGGCCATTTTTACCTCCGGTGGTATGGTTCATGGTAAAATTGTCAGCCTGCTTGTTTTTCTTTATCTGGATACGGTCAACGTTCCCAAGGCTCAGATACGATCAATTAATGCATTTTGGCTGGAAGTTTCTGTTGCCGCTTTCGCTGCTCAATATCATAATTACAGGACTTATCATGGTTCTGAAGGGATAG
- a CDS encoding molybdopterin-dependent oxidoreductase: MNIIHLVIDDKPIVAPEGTNIFQAALDNDIYVPGLCYHPKLSQFGGCRLCFVEVTERKRTGHRFACAHPVSEGMIVKVNTQKVIRYRKSVMEYLLAHHELSCPTCDKSGECGLQNITSELNLGPGRFKTVRMHHPVIRDNPVLELNRNRCILCGRCVSACKEIEGVSAIDFQNRGFKTVIGTAFDRPLECSFCGGCVAVCPTGAWQDRTLGFRGRPWEFKNTPTICPYCSVGCTVVVNTKTESVRRITSHDRLGINEGNLCVKGRFGHEFIHSPERIKTPLIRKNGEFYPVSWNEAIDYVSKRFQQVIQEHGGKSVGGIGSEKCTNEDNYLFQKFCRSVLGTNHIDNLSNIKSPYLNRLMYQSVVNGIASASLKEIENANTLFFFGADVTEAHPVAGSMARKAIRMNNANLIVANIRNVQFNSVAKNDIRLQYTLGSQAIFMNALMKIVIDENLVDLKKAEISADNFHELCSSLDKFSVRDASQSTGISEETLRSVSALLTKPGNCCIICGKDIEEDPLGEITIRTLMNLCVLINAAHDEKTSPGKISVLFSRSHNNSQGVNDMGVVPGFFPGYGDIHDTSGREKVGKLWGVKLADDIFQKDSPNVIDLALNGKLKALYVMGENPVMHYPYGKDIREALRRVGFLVVQDTFLTETAQLADVVLPAVTYAEREGTFTNMGMTVQRLNKAIPPVGDARPDWQIICDLAKKMGQSYSYASVKEILSEIGSIAPLYAGVNYDRLKRKEFQWVSFVYDKKRPVKYKFEIIQPESFSIIRRKDFPFILLTGASLNHQGAFSRHSKSLTLVAPECFVEINRKDARKMDIQDGDMIVIESMQNKIKLQAKVAGKTPEGTIFVSEDYEWVPVNLLRDRVYTPVKICKETG; the protein is encoded by the coding sequence CCATCCCAAACTCTCACAATTTGGGGGTTGCAGGCTTTGTTTTGTAGAAGTCACTGAACGGAAAAGAACCGGACACCGGTTTGCCTGTGCGCACCCCGTATCTGAGGGAATGATTGTAAAAGTAAATACGCAGAAAGTAATCCGGTACCGAAAGTCCGTTATGGAATATCTATTGGCCCATCATGAACTCTCTTGTCCTACCTGTGACAAATCCGGTGAATGCGGATTGCAAAACATTACCAGCGAACTGAATCTGGGTCCTGGCAGATTCAAGACCGTGAGGATGCATCACCCGGTGATCCGGGATAATCCGGTTTTAGAATTAAACCGGAACCGGTGTATTTTGTGCGGCCGGTGTGTAAGCGCCTGCAAGGAGATTGAAGGGGTCAGCGCCATCGACTTCCAAAACCGCGGCTTTAAAACGGTCATTGGCACCGCCTTTGACAGACCGCTGGAGTGTAGTTTCTGCGGTGGCTGTGTCGCAGTGTGTCCAACCGGAGCCTGGCAGGATAGAACCTTAGGGTTCAGGGGCAGACCATGGGAATTCAAAAACACGCCTACGATTTGTCCATACTGTTCCGTTGGCTGTACGGTCGTGGTAAATACCAAGACGGAAAGTGTGAGGCGTATCACATCCCATGACCGTTTGGGAATAAACGAGGGTAACCTCTGCGTTAAAGGCAGATTCGGTCATGAATTTATCCATTCTCCTGAACGCATAAAGACTCCTTTAATCAGAAAAAACGGTGAATTCTATCCCGTCTCGTGGAATGAAGCCATTGATTACGTATCAAAAAGATTTCAGCAAGTGATACAGGAACATGGCGGGAAATCGGTAGGAGGCATCGGTTCTGAAAAATGCACCAATGAGGACAACTATCTCTTCCAGAAATTCTGCCGGTCTGTGCTGGGAACGAACCACATTGACAACCTGTCCAATATAAAATCACCGTATCTGAACAGGCTGATGTATCAATCTGTTGTGAACGGGATTGCGTCAGCATCATTGAAAGAAATTGAGAATGCAAATACCTTATTCTTCTTTGGTGCAGACGTGACTGAGGCTCATCCTGTAGCCGGAAGCATGGCCCGAAAAGCTATAAGGATGAACAACGCCAATCTCATTGTTGCCAATATAAGAAACGTTCAATTCAATAGCGTGGCCAAAAATGATATCCGTTTACAATATACCTTGGGAAGCCAGGCCATATTCATGAACGCCTTGATGAAGATCGTTATTGATGAAAACCTGGTTGACTTAAAGAAGGCAGAGATATCGGCGGACAATTTTCATGAACTGTGTTCCTCATTAGATAAGTTCAGTGTAAGGGATGCTTCTCAATCAACCGGCATTTCTGAAGAAACCTTGAGAAGTGTATCCGCATTATTAACAAAACCGGGAAATTGCTGTATCATTTGCGGTAAAGACATTGAAGAAGACCCTCTGGGAGAAATCACCATAAGAACCTTGATGAACCTCTGCGTACTTATCAACGCCGCTCATGATGAAAAGACAAGTCCTGGTAAGATTTCGGTTTTGTTTTCAAGATCCCATAACAATTCTCAGGGTGTAAATGATATGGGGGTTGTCCCCGGATTCTTTCCGGGATACGGTGATATCCACGATACATCCGGCAGGGAAAAGGTGGGAAAATTATGGGGCGTAAAACTTGCTGACGATATTTTCCAGAAAGACTCCCCGAATGTTATTGATCTTGCACTCAATGGAAAATTAAAAGCGCTCTACGTTATGGGAGAAAATCCCGTCATGCATTATCCCTACGGCAAAGATATCCGGGAGGCGTTGAGAAGGGTAGGCTTTCTTGTTGTCCAGGATACATTCCTGACGGAAACCGCGCAATTGGCAGATGTCGTCCTCCCTGCAGTTACCTATGCCGAACGGGAAGGAACCTTCACCAATATGGGGATGACCGTACAACGGCTAAACAAAGCTATACCACCAGTGGGAGACGCCAGACCAGATTGGCAAATTATTTGTGACCTTGCCAAAAAGATGGGACAATCCTATTCATACGCATCCGTGAAAGAGATATTGAGTGAAATAGGAAGCATAGCCCCCCTGTATGCAGGTGTTAATTATGACCGTTTGAAGAGGAAAGAATTCCAATGGGTATCTTTTGTTTATGATAAGAAAAGACCGGTAAAATATAAGTTTGAAATAATTCAACCCGAATCTTTCAGTATCATAAGGAGAAAGGATTTCCCTTTTATCCTGCTTACCGGCGCCAGTTTGAATCATCAGGGCGCTTTTTCCCGGCATTCAAAGTCCCTTACTCTGGTTGCCCCGGAATGTTTTGTGGAAATAAACAGAAAAGATGCCCGGAAAATGGATATCCAGGACGGGGATATGATTGTTATTGAATCTATGCAAAATAAGATAAAACTCCAGGCAAAGGTTGCCGGCAAAACACCCGAAGGCACCATTTTTGTTTCTGAAGATTATGAGTGGGTACCGGTAAATCTCCTGCGTGACAGGGTGTACACCCCCGTCAAAATTTGCAAGGAAACAGGGTAA